The Candidatus Eremiobacterota bacterium genome segment TGCGGACGCTCTTCTCCCGCGACTACGAGGACAAACCGGCGGTCGAGGGCGTGACGATGTCGCTGGAGGCCGGCGAGCTGGTCGGCTACATCGGCCCCAACGGCGCGGGCAAGTCGACGACGATCAAGATGCTGACCGGGATCCTCGTTCCGACGTCCGGCACCGTGCGCGTCGCGGGCATCGTGCCGTACGAGCACCGCCGCGCGAACGCGCGCAACATCGGGGTCGTGTTCGGACAGCGCTCGCAACTGTACTGGGACTTGCCGCTGATCGAGTCGTTCGAGCTGCTGCGCGCGATCTACGGCATCAAGCCGGACCGCTACCGCGCGAACCTCGACCACTTCACCGACGTGCTCGACATGGGCGGCTTCCTGCGCACGCCGGTGCGGCAGCTCTCGCTCGGCCAGCGGATGCGCGGCGACTTCGCGGCGGCGATGCTGCACGATCCGCCGGTGGTCTTCCTCGACGAGCCGACGATCGGGCTCGACGTCGTCGCGAAGGAGGCGATCCGCGAGTTCATCGCGCGCGTCAACCGCGAGCGCGGGACGACCTTCATCCTCACCACCCACGACCTCGCCGACGTCGAGCGACTGTGCCGCCGCATCGTGCTGATCGACAAAGGGACGCTGGTCTACGACGGCGAGATCGACGCGCTGCGCGACCGGTACGGCACGCACCGCACGCTCGTCATCACGCTGAACGAAGATCCTCCGCCGGCCGAGATCGCGATCGACGGCGCGGAGGTGGAGTCACGCGAGGCGGACGTGGTGCGGCTGCGCTTCGACCGGCGCGCCGTCGCGGCGGAAGACTTGATCCGCCGCGTCGCCGACCGCTACTGCATCAGCGATCTCACGCTCGAAGAGCCGGAGCTTGAAGACATCATCCGGCGCATCTACCTCGAAGGGTACATCCCCGAAGAGGGTGCGGATCGGGCGAAGCCCGAACGCGAAGGATTCGGCGAAGCCGAATCCACTACGGCACGCGTGTGATCAGCTGCTCGTGCGCGTTCACGCCCAGGTTTCCGGGCGAGGACTTGTACTCGTTTCCGTCGCTGTGAAAGATCAGTACGAGGTTCGCGCCGGCGGGAATCGGGTTCGGCGACTGCACGACGATGTCGCCGTTGCCCTCCCGGTCGGCGAAGAACGAGTCGGCCGCGCCGGTGATGTCGACCGGGGTCAGCACGATCCCGCTGCGCCCGGCGAGCTGGCGGATGAACAAGCTGTACCGGCCGGAGGGGATCAGCTTGGCGAAGGCCGCGTGGACGCGGATGCTCCCGTCCGGGTTCGGCGTGAAGTCGGCCTTGCCGCTCGCCGCGCGCCAGTCGGCGATCGTGACGTGAAGCATGTCGCCGTGCGCGCCGTAGAGCTGTGCGCTCGGGCCGTCGTTCTCGGTCGGCGGCCGCAGGCCGGCGTCGTGGGCGCCGCCCCCGGCGTCGGCGAGCTGCGCGGGCGCGGAGGAGTCGCGGACGAAGACCTGCGAGGGCTGCGCGGTCGTCGTCGCGGTGACGGGCTGAAACGTCGCGCTGGCTAGGGCGATCACAACGGCTGCTAGCATATGTCTCTAGTACGATTCGCGCCCGCCCCGCGTTCCCTTGGCGAGATCCTTGCGCCGTATCTGGCCTTCGCGGCCAAGGCGTTCTCGCGGGAAGCGACCTACCGGATGGAGGTCTTCACCAACGTCGGCTCGCTGCTGGTGCGGCTGTACTTGATGAAGGCGGTCTGGACGGCGCTCTACGCGCAGAACGCCGCGCCGGCCGGGGTCCCGCTGCACGCGATCTTGACCTACACCGTCGTCGCGCTGCTGATGTCGCTGGTGCTGGAGATCGACGGGACGCGCCAGATCCGCGAGAAGATCCGCGAGGGGACGATCGCGACCGACCTGATGAAGCCGATCAGCCTCCCTCTCTACTTCTTCAGCGACGGCGTCGGGATGACGCTGCTGCACGCCGTGCTGATCGTCCCCGCGCTGGTGCTCTCGCTGGTGATCGTCCGCATCGGCGTCCCGGCTCCGCCCGTGCTGGCCGCGTTCGCGCTGAGCTTCCTGCTCGGCTACGTGGTGAACTTCTTGCTGAACTTCCTGATGAACTGCGTGGCGTTCTGGACCCTCGAGACCTTCGCCGTGCAGCTGATGGTGCGCTGGCTGAGCGATCTCATCGGCGGCCAGATCGTGCCGCTGGTCTTCTTTCCGGGCGTCTTGCAGAAGATCGTCCTCGCGCTCCCGTTCGCCGCGGTCTACTCGACGCCGCTGTTGATCTATCTCGGCACGATCAAGCCGTCCGGCTACCTCGCGGCGATGAGCCTGCAACTGCTGTGGGCCGTCGTCTTCGCGGGGCTGTCGTGGCTCGTGTGGCGCGCCGCGCAGCGCCGCGTCGTGGTGCAAGGCGGATGACGGTCACGGCGACGATCCGCCGCGCCGAGCAGCGCGACCGCGCGGAGCTCGCGCGGTTGTGCTTTGCCTCGAAGGCGTATTGGGGCTACGACGCCGCGTTCATGGAGAGCGTTCGCGACCAGCTCACCCCGAGCGAGTCCTACGTCGCCGAGGGGCGGATCTTTCTCGCCGAAGCCCCGAACGGCACGCTGCTCGGCTTCTACGGCTTCGTCTACGAAGACGAGCAGCTCTGGCTCTACGACATGTTCATCGCACCCGAAGCGATCCGCACCGGCATCGGCCGCATGCTCTGGAACCACGCCGTCGACTTCGCCCGCACCACAGGCGAGCCGACGTTCTACATCGAGTCCGACCCGAACGCCGAAGAGTTCTACCTCAAGATGGGCGCCCGCCG includes the following:
- a CDS encoding ATP-binding cassette domain-containing protein — protein: RTLFSRDYEDKPAVEGVTMSLEAGELVGYIGPNGAGKSTTIKMLTGILVPTSGTVRVAGIVPYEHRRANARNIGVVFGQRSQLYWDLPLIESFELLRAIYGIKPDRYRANLDHFTDVLDMGGFLRTPVRQLSLGQRMRGDFAAAMLHDPPVVFLDEPTIGLDVVAKEAIREFIARVNRERGTTFILTTHDLADVERLCRRIVLIDKGTLVYDGEIDALRDRYGTHRTLVITLNEDPPPAEIAIDGAEVESREADVVRLRFDRRAVAAEDLIRRVADRYCISDLTLEEPELEDIIRRIYLEGYIPEEGADRAKPEREGFGEAESTTARV
- a CDS encoding ABC-2 family transporter protein — its product is MEVFTNVGSLLVRLYLMKAVWTALYAQNAAPAGVPLHAILTYTVVALLMSLVLEIDGTRQIREKIREGTIATDLMKPISLPLYFFSDGVGMTLLHAVLIVPALVLSLVIVRIGVPAPPVLAAFALSFLLGYVVNFLLNFLMNCVAFWTLETFAVQLMVRWLSDLIGGQIVPLVFFPGVLQKIVLALPFAAVYSTPLLIYLGTIKPSGYLAAMSLQLLWAVVFAGLSWLVWRAAQRRVVVQGG
- a CDS encoding GNAT family N-acetyltransferase gives rise to the protein MTVTATIRRAEQRDRAELARLCFASKAYWGYDAAFMESVRDQLTPSESYVAEGRIFLAEAPNGTLLGFYGFVYEDEQLWLYDMFIAPEAIRTGIGRMLWNHAVDFARTTGEPTFYIESDPNAEEFYLKMGARRDGQRIAAGSGRILPVLRYELSRPD